Proteins from a single region of Mus pahari chromosome 2, PAHARI_EIJ_v1.1, whole genome shotgun sequence:
- the LOC110316956 gene encoding probable maltase-glucoamylase 2: MHSTQESGSVSRRVHQCAVQFTSAQHSAPVPSTVHQLPEQCTSTQHSAPAPSTVHQCPAQCISAQHSASVASTVHQCPVQCISAQHSASVPSAVHQCPAQCISAQRSASVPSTVHQCPAQCISAQHSASVPSTVHQCPVQCISAQHSASVPSSMHQCPAQYISAQHSSSVPSAVHQCPAQCISPQCSATVPRTVHHCPVQCTSAQCSASVPRAVDQCPKQCISAQRSASVLSAVHQCPVQCISAQRSAPVPSAVHQCPVQCISAQESASVPRRVHQCPGEFISAQCSVSVSRTVHHCPSQCISA; encoded by the coding sequence ATGCATAGTACCCAGGAGAGTGGATCAGTGTCCAGGAGAGTGCATCAGTGTGCAGTGCAATTCACCAGTGCCCAGCACAGTGCACCAGTGCCCAGCACAGTGCACCAGCTCCCAGAACAGTGCACCAGCACCCAGCACAGTGCACCAGCACCCAGCACAGTGCATCAGTGCCCAGCTCAATGCATCAGTGCCCAGCACAGTGCATCAGTGGCCAGCACAGTGCATCAGTGCCCAGTGCAGTGCATCAGTGCCCAACACAGTGCATCAGTGCCCAGTGCAGTGCATCAGTGCCCAGCTCAGTGCATCAGTGCCCAGCGCAGTGCATCAGTGCCCAGCACAGTGCATCAGTGCCCAGCTCAATGCATCAGTGCCCAGCACAGTGCATCAGTGCCCAGCACAGTGCATCAGTGCCCAGTGCAGTGCATCAGTGCCCAACACAGTGCATCAGTGCCCAGCTCAATGCATCAGTGCCCAGCGCAGTACATCAGTGCCCAGCACAGCTCATCAGTGCCCAGTGCAGTGCATCAGTGCCCAGCACAGTGCATCAGTCCCCAGTGCAGTGCAACAGTGCCCAGGACAGTGCATCACTGTCCAGTACAGTGCACCAGTGCCCAGTGTAGTGCATCAGTACCCCGTGCAGTGGATCAGTGTCCAAAACAGTGCATCAGTGCCCAGCGCAGTGCATCAGTGCTCAGCGCAGTGCATCAGTGCCCAGTGCAGTGCATCAGTGCCCAGCGCAGTGCACCAGTACCCAGTGCAGTGCATCAGTGCCCAGTGCAGTGCATCAGTGCCCAGGAGAGTGCATCAGTACCCAGGAGAGTGCATCAGTGCCCAGGAGAGTTCATCAGTGCCCAGTGTAGTGTATCAGTGTCCAGAACAGTGCATCATTGCCCGTCACAGTGCATCAGTGCCTAG